A single genomic interval of Pyrus communis chromosome 7, drPyrComm1.1, whole genome shotgun sequence harbors:
- the LOC137741191 gene encoding agamous-like MADS-box protein MADS2, which yields MGRGRVELKRIENKINRQVTFAKRRNGLLKKAYELSVLCDAEVALIVFSNRGKLYEFCSSPSILKTLERYQKCSYGAVDQVNIPAKELESSYREYMKLKGRCESLQRTQRNLLGEDLGPLNTKELEQLERQLEASLKQVRSTKTQYLLDQLSDLQNKEQLLIEANRDLTMKLDEIGSRNQLRQSWEGGDQGMAYGTQHHHAQSQGFFQPLDCNPTLQIGYPAEGSEQMGATTHAQQVNCFIPGWML from the exons ATGGGGAGAGGAAGAGTGGAGCTGAAGAGGATAGAGAACAAGATAAACAGGCAAGTCACATTTGCAAAAAGAAGAAATGGGCTTCTGAAGAAAGCTTATGAGCTCTCCGTTCTCTGTGATGCTGAGGTTGCTCTCATCGTCTTTTCCAACCGTGGCAAGCTCTATGAGTTTTGTAGCAGCCCTAG CATTCTCAAAACCCTAGAAAGGTACCAAAAGTGCAGTTATGGTGCGGTGGATCAAGTCAACATACCTGCAAAGGAACTTGAG agcAGCTATCGTGAGTACATGAAACTCAAAGGTAGATGTGAGTCCCTACAACGAACTCAGAG AAATCTTCTTGGTGAGGACTTGGGTCCATTAAACACGAAGGAGCTTGAGCAGCTTGAGCGCCAACTTGAGGCCTCCTTGAAGCAAGTTAGGTCCACTAAG ACCCAGTATCTGCTGGACCAACTTTCTGACCTTCAGAACAAG GAACAACTGTTAATCGAAGCCAACAGGGATTTGACAATGAAG TTGGATGAAATTGGTTCAAGAAATCAACTTAGACAGTCATGGGAAGGAGGTGACCAGGGTATGGCATATGGAACCCAGCATCACCATGCTCAATCCCAAGGGTTCTTCCAGCCTTTAGATTGCAATCCCACTTTGCAAATAGG GTATCCCGCAGAGGGGTCAGAGCAGATGGGTGCCACAACTCATGCCCAACAAGTGAACTGTTTCATCCCTGGATGGATGCTTTGA